In Euwallacea fornicatus isolate EFF26 chromosome 6, ASM4011564v1, whole genome shotgun sequence, the DNA window TATTCCCACGGAAGCCATTCAAAAGCTGAGTGAGGACTACagaacaaattttgtttttttttttaatttcgtttcagTAAAAATTCAGAGAGAACGGACAAAAAACGCAAATGTGTCCAATAAAATACCTCAAATGCttctataaatttattatcaaatcaTTTATCCCTAAAGTTAACTCCCGGCCACAAGGCAACTAGACAATTTGCTGATAAGCTTTGCCGTCAGCACGGAAACGGGCacgaaaaagaaattcaaaattatgaaaattatgaagTTGATGATGATCAACTCCCCAagtaaaattgcaattttaataacaCTCTCCTTGTGGTCCTCGGTTTGCATTATGTCTATCATTTTATCCAGGACAAAACGTATAAAGTAAACAATCCCATCGACCAAGGGTATCAAATTCGGTAGCATCACTAGTATGGTACTGATTGCTCTGTAGGCTTGAGTGGAGAAAGATGTTACAAGAGTAACAAACGATATTTctctggaaaattatttaaaaagacaATGGggaattatggagctacacaAGCAGTTATATACTTATTTCTGGGAACTCCTCTAGACTCTTGGTAAAAGATGTAACACTTCCGAGCGGTCGAATCGAAATCCTTTAGGCAGTCTGGGAATCCCATTTTCAGGCATTACAAATAGATTATCATTTTCTATTTCTGAAGTTCTGGAAACGTTTGAAAAAGATTGACAATCTCTTTGTATCAATGGGATGCTGGCGTCAGTTGAGTTAAAACCAATTATTTGATCGGTTACTGGAACTTCTACAAAACGAGTTCAGAAAACAAAACGTTTAGCAAAGGTGAAGGTAATCTGGAGACAGATTAAAGTATTGTTGAATGTGGACCCATGAAGTGTCTTTTACCGTGAAGTGTTAATAACTGTGAATGTCGGTATTTTAATATACtcccaaagcaaattaaagcatcccttcaatattttcgactatttttgtttcttgatattaaaaaacgaCACACATGATATTATCGTTCGTAAATtgtcaaataaaattgaaaatgtacattaaacattaattttttttaattcaagatcAAAGAATTGTAGATAAAGCAGAGAAGCTAAAACttgcaaaattacatttctgcaaaaaaaatgaatgataCATTTGAAGATTAGTAAATGGTGTTCCCTCCCCTAGCACTGACGACATCTTCTATTCTCCGAcgcatttcaattattgaatttctaattttttcttaagaaataGTTTCTCATACttcaagtaaaatatttcacaatttCTTCAATGTTTGTGGCTGCTGTACTCTCACCCGTCTTCTAAATATGTCCCACATATGTATATTCTATTAGGTTCCTATCAGGACTTCTTGCGGGATAATCCATAGTTTCAGCCTCAATTTCATTCACATACTCCTAAACAACTCCAGTGACATGGGGTTGTTATTGTCGtgcaataataaaaacttagGGCCCACAAGTGGCGCCAAAAACATCATAAGAGGTTCAAAGATATATGTAATATACCTGGTAGTCTCTTATAGCCTATGTGAAATGTCTCTTTGGCTACACCCTTCTTCctaatgatttttaattttcttgataaaTGTTACAAACAACAATATAACTTTTTGGGTTTCCAATACgacagagaaaaaaaaaagaaatatcaaagagatcctttaaatttttccaaaagtgTACTTCCAAGTAATATGGCACACAGtacttattttgatttatatcGTTAAACAACAGTAATACAAAACACAACATCAGACAATTCTCACATCTATACACGGTGTAGCATAAGTAgaacttttccttttaacacgacttagacctcaaaaaactaagcaatatttttaaataacattttttcgaaatctcaaaaaaaaaacgaaacatgcgcagatgagttttaatacatttttgtataaaatttaaatccatTCCTGCATAAAAGAGTAATTCaatgtaaaagaaataaaatgttccacaaaaaaatatcagctATTGCAAAACCGCAGAAAACCTTtaatgtttattgtttttgtgcAATTTACCGACGCCGCTTAAAAATCAATCATGAAGTTTATCTTCaggttttattttgataaacaatCACTACTGATACTATTAAACTGACAAAGGCTCATTATTACTCGAATCACGAATTGGTAGATATGATATACGGGGAGTGTCACCAGAATGCTGTCGCAGCTTCGCGGTTGTATGCTGAACGCTTTCCGGAAAGACATCATCCTGCAGCCTGTAGATAtatttatcttgttgaaagaGCTTGTGAAACTGGAAACCTAACAGCAATGGATGGTGGGCATGTTGGAAGCCTAGGCCAGCTAGAACGGCATCCATCGAGAAACGTGTTTTAGATATCGTTCAGGACAATCCAACTACCGCTATTAGAAGAATCGCAGAGGAAGTTCCCACATCTCACATGGCAATGTagcgaattttaaataaaaaccaacttTATCTCTAACACGTGCAACGAGTTCAAGCGTTAATGCCACAAAACCATCTCCCAAGAGTATACTTTTGTGAGTGGCTTTTACAGGAAACCGTtcgtaatgaaaattttcttaaatttattctgGTAACTGATGAATACATTCTTACCCGCAacggaataaataattttctaaatatgtACGTAGGTGCAATGGAAAATCCTCACGCTATTCGCCGAACTAATTTCCAGCagagattttctttaaatatttgggcTAACATGGTTAATAGCATGCTTATCGGACCTCTTTGTCTTCCAGATCGAATGATGGGCTTAGACTATCTCCATTTTCTGGAACATAATTTGCCTGAACTTCTTGAAAATGTACCTTTAaatgttaaacaatgtatGTGGTCTTTACATGACGGTGCTTCACCTCAGTTTAGGAGCAAAATACGggacttttttaataatcaatttcctaGTAGGTGGATAGATCGGAACGAACCAATAAAATAGCCCGCAAGATCGCCAGACCTTAATCCAtgagatttttatttgtggggttacttaaaaaatttagtgttTACGAGTGAAATTAATATGGTGGAAGAATTGCGTGAACGGATAGAAAATGCTGCTGAAATAATTAGATGAAAACCATCTCTTCTAACAACATGCACAAAATCGTGGATAAAGCGAACGACAATTCGTGCAAATGATACCAATggagacaatttcgaacaCCTTTTGTAGTCAGTCCCAGAGTGAGTAGTAGTTAAAgatgtaatatttattaaaactttcatatgtgcatatttcaattgtttttgagatttcgaaaaaatatataaaaatattgcttagttttttgaggtctatgtcgagttaaaaagaaaacccctacttatgttacaccctgtataatattcaGTATTGGCTTTGTAAAAGTCACATGCATaacaagatttattttttgctaaatGTCTTTCATCTCACTGTTTCTTATGTGAACTTGTTCCACTTTTCTAAATCtggatttaataaattaagcaTCAACTACACACACCGTCAAAAGTCTTGGATCCCctaattattatataactACACtgttatatattatatattttgtttttaaatgtaagtatattacatttaaagaagttttaatttttataaaatctctgagaaaataattaatctatggaaaaaattgttttgtgaaATTATGCATTTTCTAAGGATATattattaacaacaaaatttgataaaatatttgttatggAAGTAGAAAGCAATTTAATAATCAATATGACTACCTCTATTATTGAATAACATATTGCATTGAAATAACCAACGTGTTCACAATTTCTTGAGGAATGTAGTTCCATTCTTCTTGTGCAGCTGCAAGTAACTCGTTCAAATTTTGTGGTGGATGAATTCGACAATGAATCGCTTTagctacaaaattttcaatgggaTTCATTTCTGGGGAGTTCCCTGCCCAATTTAATCTCCAGTAACTTACCTCTGCTCAAGTTTCTCTTGGACTTTCCTTGCGCGATGTGGCCTCGCAGTGACCATAAAAATGAAGGTGGACCCCAAATTCGTCGCGCAGGGGAGAAATGATTGGCCTGATGATACTTTCCATATAAACTTGACCTGTCACGTTTTGATTTACCGAAATTATAGCTGTGTAATGATTAAACATTATTCCACTCCATAACATTATTGTCCCGCCATTGTGCGGAATAACTCCCTGTGAATAATTTAATCTGTCTTGACGGCCTGTTGCTCTCTATACCTTTTGCCAGTTGTCATCACTAACCAATCCAAATCCGGATTCGTTAGTGAATAATACCCATCGCTATTGCTGTAAAAGCCAACCCCAATATTCCCTCGCCCACTGCATGCGGACAGTACTGTGTCGTGTAAAAAGGCTGGGCAATATTAATGGTTTTCTTACACGTAGATTTGCTCTAAAGAATCTTTCGTAAACTGTAGAGGTTGATATGGCAATCCGGAACGTCCTTGGAAAATGATCCCGAAGGGCTAGAGCCGTAACATTTCAGTGCCTTCAATCGAATATTGATTCTGTCTTTTGTTTGAAACTCATGGGCTCCTACTATATGGTTTTCGTTCGGTACCTATGGACAATTCGCACAACCAAAGGCCTTTGAATGcccaatatttcaaaaatttcatggTTTAAAGGTCCAGCATCATATAAGATAACTAACCTTGCCCCATTAAACTTATCAATTTCACGTCCTGGCATTATATtggataaaaagttttaaagttcCTTCGCAAAACATACAGAAGAACTAACcgtatttgtaaataaaaatcgaaacgtctAACATCTTTAtcttcatatttattattattttttgttttcaaaataagaaaCCTTTGTCCATTGAATTTTACTAATTCTATCGCAACTTAGgctttaaaaaagtatttatatttattttatttaaacggCAATTCACACGGGAAGCTTAATGAGTGAATTCTAGTACACTTAATGACTAAGTAACTATGCTAAACAGAatgattatataaaaattactgCTGTCTTTTCAACATGTGTTATGGTGTTTATGACTTCACAATCGTCCTTTGATTAATCTAAGGAGATGGTCATATAACTAAACTACaaccaaataaataaattataaatcttGTTTATACAGGGGTTGATTTGTCAATATTATCAATCAAGCGAGCAGTACCGCAAATGATCTCCATCACGTTTTACTCGGATTTTGTAAACTATGAATTGAGATGCACAGAAACAGACACTCCTTCATATGCCTAGTTCGCTGGGATGTACTGTATGTTTATACCAACACATTTATGCACTAATTTTGATGATAGATCGTtaacgtaataaaaattattatttattttaaaaataaattacaataaaatgaaTTGCGATTTATACACGTTAAGAGAAGCTGGCAACAATTCAGACCTTAAGAACTGCTTATTCTAATTGGATCTccattttacattaaaaaaatatgctatcgttaaaaaaaaacaaggaaTCTGTTAGTCTAGCCCATAAAACGTGGGGCacgtgtttattattttaacgatTGGCACGTGTAAATGGCCATATAATTCACTCAAATATACGCGAAAAACTAAACTTTTATGGACGCGAGTAGAAAGCATGTAGAAAACACATGTAATGTTcccttaggctacgcctatgcaTTACGCTGTCTTAGTAAATTGCCCTGGGATGACCATATGTTGGGAAACCATTATTTTCCTATAAGGGTTCCCTTACATAAAGAACCTTTCACTTCTTACCCCTTATTAAGACAAAAGTCTAAGTACGTACACATTTAGCTGAAAATCAGTACAGCTGCAATTCTCTGtaaattctcattttgccatttttttaaaacatcacGGTTAAAAGATTTAGAAAATTACCATATGGACTACGCTGTTAATTGCCGAAACCCGAGGTACGCCTATGAATATCGATCCCCACATGCTGGTACGGAAGATACCATGAAGCCGGTAACAGAAGGATCGAGAGttagatgaaaaataaatagagtCAATGCAGCACTAGAAGTTCCTCCCAGCATTCTCTTTCGAACAACCATTAGATGTCAAAAATCATTCAATCTTTAAATTTGTGAACGAGTAAGGTGTTGTATCAAAATCAGAGCAATAAAAATCTACTAAAAGTGttcccgagttttgtttcgAGAAGTTCCATTACATAAATAGCAAAAGTTGTAAgataaaaatttgtgaaaatgacaataattaCATCAATAATGTGTAAAAGCACTAACTATAAAATCTAACACGATACTGAAGTGCTGCTTGGAACGTAAACAATTATTCCCCTACACTCCTTCAGTTATGGCTGTTTTGAACGACATATGTGATATATAATGGAGATACAAAActgtgttaaaataaaaagatattCTGCAAGACGCAGCccttttaacaataaaaatacgtACCAGAACATTTCGTTGAGCAAGTCTTCCTTTTTTAGACgtcattttaacattttaccatcaagcaaattaataatgctTTTCGATGttagaaaattcgattttcacaattatttttaacttaacaCTAACACAAACAGCAATGGTTGCCTGTCAAGTGAAGACACAGGTCTTTAAGTAgacatataaataaaaagtaatatatGCAGCATGTATTTACTTTATATTACTAAAAGTTATAGGTCGTATTTTTGGCTGTTCCAAGAATAAATGGCAGGCTGGGACGAAAGGATGCCATTATTGTACTTAGaagtacaaaacaaaaaactttatatttatatCATTTATATAGGGTACTTCAAAATAAGTCTGCCAATCGCTTACTGTAGATTCCTGTCTctgaaataagaaataaagttcataCGAACATGGATCCGTTTTCCCTTTCTCtctgaaatacagggtaataaaaaataattatttgtttagtttttttctagTAAGACCGTTTcggcaataaatattttatgaaaattggggACCGTAAAATAGGGGTAGACATAcatcttttaagagaaaaaaaagtttatcatTTCAGCAATGGCGTCTCTATTGATGTGACCTTTGacatttt includes these proteins:
- the LOC136339633 gene encoding uncharacterized protein, coding for MGFPDCLKDFDSTARKCYIFYQESRGVPRNKEISFVTLVTSFSTQAYRAISTILVMLPNLIPLVDGIVYFIRFVLDKMIDIMQTEDHKESVIKIAILLGELIIINFIIFIILNFFFVPVSVLTAKLISKLSSCLVAGS